In the Rhizobium sp. CB3090 genome, one interval contains:
- a CDS encoding DUF1003 domain-containing protein, protein MYSLPNFVHQHFDKTAEELGEIEKRVLKKAHERKIISTDINAAFSAEASTGERLADSIARIGGSWSFILAFLAFLVVWCVINTVVLMTRAFDPYPFIFLNLVLSMLAAIQAPIIMMSQNRQAERDRFEAAKDYEVNLKAELEVLSLHQKIDLQVLTELSAVRGEIEKLNRLMAQKNGI, encoded by the coding sequence ATGTATAGTCTACCCAATTTCGTTCATCAGCATTTCGACAAGACAGCCGAGGAGCTGGGCGAGATCGAGAAACGCGTGTTGAAAAAGGCGCATGAGCGCAAGATCATTTCAACCGATATCAACGCCGCTTTCTCAGCCGAGGCATCCACCGGCGAACGCCTCGCGGACAGCATTGCCCGCATCGGCGGCTCCTGGTCTTTCATACTTGCCTTCCTGGCCTTCCTCGTCGTCTGGTGCGTCATTAACACCGTCGTGCTCATGACCCGCGCCTTCGACCCCTACCCATTCATCTTCCTCAACCTCGTCCTCTCCATGCTCGCCGCGATCCAGGCCCCGATCATCATGATGTCACAGAACCGCCAGGCCGAACGCGACCGCTTCGAGGCCGCCAAGGATTACGAAGTCAATCTCAAGGCGGAATTGGAAGTTCTCTCCCTGCATCAGAAGATCGACCTGCAGGTTCTGACGGAGCTGTCGGCGGTACGGGGGGAAATAGAGAAACTGAACAGGCTCATGGCACAGAAGAACGGGATTTGA
- a CDS encoding NADP-dependent malic enzyme, whose protein sequence is MDTHDTSKAAKNMPSGNFDDQALFFHRYPRPGKLEIQATKPLGNQRDLALAYSPGVAAPCLAIRDNPETAFDYTSRGNLVAVISNGTAVLGLGNIGPLASKPVMEGKAVLFKKFAGIDVFDVEVAAPTVDEMVSTISALEPTFGGINLEDIKAPECFEVERRLREKMEIPVFHDDQHGTAIIVAAAILNGLELAGKKIEDVKIVASGAGAAALACLNLLVILGAKRENIWVHDIEGLVYEGRTELMDEWKSIYAQKSDKRVLAESIPGADVFLGLSAAGVLKPELLAQMAEKPLIMALANPTPEIMPDLARAARPDAMICTGRSDFPNQVNNVLCFPYIFRGALDCGAKTINEEMKMAAVRAIASLAREEPSDVAARAYSGETPVFGPNYLIPSPFDPRLILRIAPAVARAAAESGVALRPIADFDAYMDELNRFVFRSGFIMKPIFAAAKTAERKRVVFSEGEDERVLRAAQVLLEEGTAVPILIGRPSVIETRLKRYGLKIRPNTDFAVINPEDDPRFREYVDLYFSMVGRSGVIPEAARTIVRTNATVIGALALKRGEADALICGLEGRYERHLRVVRQIIGKRPDVRDFSALSLLISQRGATFYTDTYVTFNPNAEEIAESAVLAAEEIKRFGISPRVALVSHSNFGSRESESATKMRNALALVREMAPELEVDGEMHGDSAISESLRRHVMPDSTLTGEANLLVFPNLDAANITLGVVKTMTDGLHVGPILLGTALPAHILSPSVTSRGVVNMAALAVVEASQPN, encoded by the coding sequence ATGGATACGCACGACACATCGAAGGCAGCCAAGAACATGCCGAGCGGCAATTTCGACGATCAGGCTCTCTTCTTTCATCGCTATCCCCGTCCCGGCAAGCTGGAAATCCAGGCGACGAAGCCGCTCGGCAACCAGCGCGACCTGGCGCTTGCCTATTCTCCGGGTGTTGCTGCCCCCTGCCTCGCCATCCGCGATAATCCCGAAACGGCCTTCGATTACACCTCTCGCGGCAATCTCGTCGCGGTCATATCCAACGGCACGGCCGTCCTCGGTCTCGGCAATATCGGTCCGCTAGCCTCCAAGCCTGTCATGGAAGGCAAGGCTGTGCTCTTCAAGAAATTCGCCGGCATCGATGTCTTCGACGTCGAAGTCGCAGCACCCACCGTCGATGAGATGGTCAGCACGATTTCGGCGCTGGAGCCGACCTTCGGCGGCATCAATCTGGAAGACATCAAGGCGCCGGAATGCTTTGAGGTGGAGCGTCGCCTCCGTGAAAAGATGGAGATCCCCGTCTTCCATGACGATCAGCACGGCACCGCCATCATCGTTGCCGCCGCCATTCTCAATGGGCTGGAACTGGCCGGCAAGAAGATCGAGGACGTCAAGATCGTCGCCTCCGGCGCCGGCGCAGCCGCGCTCGCCTGCCTCAACCTACTGGTCATTCTCGGCGCCAAGCGCGAAAACATCTGGGTCCACGATATTGAGGGCCTCGTCTATGAGGGCCGTACCGAGCTGATGGACGAATGGAAGTCCATTTATGCACAGAAGAGCGATAAGCGCGTGCTTGCCGAGTCGATCCCCGGCGCCGATGTTTTCCTTGGCCTCTCCGCCGCCGGTGTGTTGAAGCCTGAGCTGTTGGCGCAGATGGCGGAGAAGCCGCTGATCATGGCGCTCGCCAATCCGACGCCCGAAATCATGCCGGATCTCGCCCGTGCCGCCCGGCCGGACGCGATGATCTGCACCGGCCGTTCCGACTTCCCGAACCAGGTCAACAACGTTCTCTGTTTCCCCTACATCTTCCGGGGTGCGCTCGATTGCGGCGCCAAGACGATCAATGAGGAAATGAAGATGGCCGCGGTGCGCGCCATCGCGTCGCTTGCCCGCGAGGAGCCGTCTGACGTTGCGGCACGCGCCTATTCCGGCGAAACACCTGTCTTCGGGCCGAATTATCTGATCCCCTCGCCCTTCGATCCGCGCCTGATCTTGCGCATTGCGCCCGCCGTTGCGAGAGCCGCGGCCGAAAGTGGCGTGGCCCTGCGCCCGATTGCCGATTTCGATGCCTATATGGACGAACTCAATCGCTTCGTCTTCCGGTCCGGCTTCATCATGAAACCTATTTTCGCCGCCGCGAAAACCGCAGAGCGCAAGCGTGTCGTCTTCTCCGAAGGCGAGGATGAGCGCGTGTTGCGCGCTGCCCAGGTTCTTCTTGAAGAGGGCACCGCGGTTCCTATCCTGATCGGCCGTCCCTCCGTCATCGAGACGCGTCTCAAGCGCTATGGCCTGAAGATTCGGCCAAATACGGATTTCGCCGTCATCAATCCGGAAGACGATCCCCGTTTCCGCGAATATGTCGATCTCTATTTCTCGATGGTCGGCCGCAGCGGTGTCATTCCAGAAGCGGCGCGAACGATCGTGCGCACCAATGCCACCGTCATCGGCGCCTTGGCGCTGAAGCGCGGCGAAGCCGATGCGCTGATCTGCGGCCTGGAAGGCCGTTACGAGCGGCATCTGCGCGTCGTCCGCCAGATCATCGGCAAGCGCCCCGATGTCCGTGATTTCTCGGCGCTCAGCCTGTTGATTTCGCAGCGCGGCGCGACCTTCTATACCGACACCTACGTCACCTTTAATCCGAATGCCGAGGAGATCGCCGAGTCGGCGGTGCTGGCAGCCGAGGAAATCAAACGCTTCGGCATCTCACCGCGGGTCGCCCTCGTCTCGCATTCGAATTTCGGTTCGCGCGAGTCGGAAAGCGCGACCAAGATGCGCAATGCCCTGGCGCTTGTCCGCGAGATGGCACCGGAGCTGGAAGTCGACGGCGAAATGCACGGCGACAGCGCCATTTCCGAAAGCCTGCGCCGCCATGTCATGCCCGACAGCACGCTTACCGGCGAAGCGAACCTACTGGTCTTCCCAAATCTCGATGCCGCCAACATTACCCTCGGCGTGGTCAAGACCATGACAGACGGCCTGCATGTCGGCCCGATCCTTCTCGGTACGGCGCTCCCCGCCCACATTCTGTCGCCCTCCGTCACATCGCGCGGCGTCGTGAACATGGCAGCCCTTGCGGTGGTCGAGGCCTCGCAGCCGAATTGA
- a CDS encoding NAD+ synthase yields the protein MTEQSPITQTIRIAVAQLNPTVGDVSGNLAKAREARAEAAREGAQLVLLTELFISGYPPEDLVLKPAFIRACRKAVESLAADTADGGPGVVIGFPRQDETGRYNSVAVLDGGKIIFVRDKVDLPNYGEFDEKRVFDEGTIAGPVNFRGVRIGIPICEEIWNDLGICETLAESGAEILLVPNGSPYYRGKVDVRHQVALRQVIESGLPLIFAAQVGGQDELVFDGASFGFNADKSLAFQMSQFETALAVTTWKKNGDGWYCAEGPMAHIPEGEEADYRACLLGFRDYVNKNGFKSVVLGLSGGIDSAICAAIAVDALGEERVRTVMLPYRYTSQDSLKDAADCAKALGCRYDIVPIEEPVVGFTSALSDLFEGTDSGITEENLQSRARGTILMAISNKFGSMVVTTGNKSEMSVGYATLYGDMNGGFNPIKDLYKMQVYALSRWRNLHVPPGALGPSGEVIPFNIIDKAPSAELRPNQTDQDSLPPYPVLDDILECLVEKEMAVEEIVARGHDVATVHRVEHLLYLAEYKRRQSAPGVKITKKNFGRDRRYPITNRFRDR from the coding sequence ATGACAGAACAAAGCCCCATCACCCAGACCATCCGCATCGCTGTCGCCCAGCTCAACCCGACGGTGGGCGATGTCTCCGGCAATCTTGCCAAGGCTCGGGAAGCGCGGGCCGAGGCGGCGCGCGAGGGCGCGCAGCTTGTGTTGCTGACGGAGTTGTTCATCTCCGGCTATCCGCCGGAGGATCTGGTGCTGAAACCGGCCTTTATCCGCGCTTGCCGGAAAGCTGTGGAAAGCCTTGCGGCCGATACCGCCGATGGCGGGCCCGGTGTCGTTATCGGTTTTCCACGGCAGGACGAGACCGGTCGCTACAATTCGGTCGCCGTGCTCGATGGCGGCAAGATCATCTTCGTCAGGGACAAGGTCGATTTGCCGAACTATGGCGAATTCGATGAGAAGCGCGTCTTCGACGAAGGTACTATTGCAGGGCCGGTCAATTTTCGAGGCGTTCGCATCGGTATTCCCATTTGCGAGGAAATCTGGAACGATCTCGGCATCTGCGAGACGCTGGCCGAAAGCGGGGCGGAAATTCTTCTGGTTCCGAATGGCTCGCCCTATTATCGCGGCAAGGTTGATGTCCGTCACCAGGTCGCATTGCGGCAGGTGATCGAGTCAGGTTTGCCACTCATCTTCGCCGCTCAGGTTGGCGGTCAAGACGAACTGGTTTTCGATGGCGCAAGCTTCGGCTTCAATGCTGACAAGTCGCTGGCCTTTCAGATGAGCCAGTTTGAAACCGCATTGGCGGTGACGACGTGGAAGAAGAACGGCGATGGCTGGTACTGCGCCGAAGGTCCGATGGCGCATATTCCGGAAGGCGAGGAGGCCGACTACCGCGCCTGCCTGCTGGGCTTCCGCGACTATGTGAACAAGAACGGCTTCAAATCGGTCGTGCTTGGCCTGTCCGGCGGCATAGACTCGGCGATCTGCGCTGCCATCGCCGTCGATGCGCTCGGCGAAGAGCGGGTACGCACCGTCATGCTGCCCTACCGCTATACCTCGCAGGATTCACTGAAGGATGCGGCCGATTGTGCCAAGGCACTCGGCTGCCGCTACGACATCGTGCCGATCGAGGAGCCGGTGGTCGGCTTCACTTCGGCGCTTTCGGATCTGTTCGAAGGCACCGACAGCGGCATCACTGAGGAAAATCTGCAGAGTCGTGCCCGCGGCACCATTCTCATGGCGATTTCCAACAAGTTCGGCTCGATGGTGGTGACCACGGGCAACAAGTCGGAAATGTCTGTTGGATATGCCACGCTCTATGGCGACATGAATGGCGGCTTCAATCCGATCAAGGACCTCTACAAGATGCAGGTCTATGCGCTGTCGCGCTGGCGCAATCTGCATGTGCCGCCAGGCGCGCTTGGCCCGTCGGGCGAGGTGATCCCGTTCAACATCATCGACAAGGCGCCGTCGGCCGAGCTGCGGCCCAACCAGACGGACCAGGATTCGCTGCCACCCTATCCGGTGCTCGACGATATTCTGGAGTGCCTGGTGGAAAAGGAAATGGCGGTCGAGGAGATCGTTGCGCGTGGGCATGATGTCGCGACGGTCCATCGCGTCGAACATCTGCTTTATCTCGCCGAATACAAGCGCCGCCAATCGGCGCCGGGCGTGAAGATCACCAAGAAGAATTTCGGTCGCGATCGGCGCTATCCGATCACCAACCGGTTCCGCGATCGCTGA
- a CDS encoding GFA family protein, with protein MNDDHTGACLCGSVRFKTHGPLREVVACHCSQCRKQTGLYYAATNVPLDNITIEGEDAITWYRASSFARRGFCRTCGSALFWVADDAGEISIMAGLFDRPSDLKLAYHIYCADKGDFYEISDGLPQYKQGRPGLLTAGPSD; from the coding sequence ATGAATGACGATCACACCGGCGCTTGCCTTTGCGGCAGCGTACGTTTCAAGACACATGGCCCATTGCGGGAGGTGGTCGCCTGTCACTGCTCGCAATGCCGCAAGCAGACGGGGCTCTATTACGCCGCGACCAATGTTCCCCTCGACAATATCACGATCGAAGGTGAAGACGCGATCACCTGGTACCGCGCCAGCTCCTTTGCCCGTCGCGGCTTCTGCCGAACCTGCGGTTCGGCACTTTTCTGGGTGGCCGACGACGCCGGAGAAATCTCGATCATGGCCGGCCTCTTCGATAGGCCAAGCGACCTGAAATTGGCCTACCATATCTATTGCGCCGACAAGGGCGATTTTTACGAGATCAGCGATGGATTGCCGCAATACAAGCAAGGGCGGCCGGGATTGCTGACGGCAGGGCCTTCGGATTGA
- a CDS encoding 3-deoxy-7-phosphoheptulonate synthase class II, with protein MAQNWTPNSWRQKPIQQVPEYPDQAALAATEAQLASYPPLVFAGEARRLKAHLANVAEGNGFLLQGGDCAESFAEHGADTIRDFFRAFLQMAVVLTFGAQLPVVKVGRIAGQFAKPRSSNIETQNGISLPSYRGDIINGIEFTEEARIPNPDRQMMAYRQSAATLNLLRAFAMGGYANLENVQKWMLGFVKDSPQGERYRKLADRIGETMDFMRAIGITAESNASLRETDFFTSHEALLLGYEEAFTRVDSTSGDWYATSGHMLWIGDRTRQADHAHVEYFRGIKNPIGLKCGPSLQADDLLNLIDILNPQNEAGRLTLICRFGHDKVAENLPRLIRAVEREGRKVVWSCDPMHGNTITLNSYKTRPFERILSEVESFFQIHRAEGTHPGGIHIEMTGKDVTECTGGARAVTADDLQDRYHTHCDPRLNADQALELAFLLAERMKGGRDEKRLRAHG; from the coding sequence ATGGCACAGAATTGGACACCGAATAGTTGGCGGCAAAAACCGATCCAGCAGGTGCCGGAATATCCGGATCAGGCAGCGCTGGCGGCTACCGAAGCGCAGCTTGCAAGCTATCCTCCGCTCGTTTTTGCCGGTGAAGCTCGTCGTCTGAAGGCACATCTTGCCAATGTCGCAGAAGGCAACGGTTTTCTGCTGCAGGGTGGCGATTGCGCCGAAAGCTTCGCTGAGCATGGCGCCGACACGATCCGCGATTTCTTCCGCGCCTTCCTGCAGATGGCCGTCGTGCTGACCTTTGGTGCGCAACTGCCCGTCGTGAAGGTCGGCCGTATCGCCGGTCAGTTCGCCAAGCCCCGGTCTTCGAACATCGAAACGCAGAATGGCATATCGCTGCCGAGCTATCGCGGCGACATCATCAACGGCATCGAGTTCACCGAAGAAGCGCGCATTCCCAATCCGGACCGTCAGATGATGGCTTACCGTCAGTCTGCCGCAACGCTCAATCTTCTGCGCGCCTTCGCCATGGGCGGTTACGCCAACCTGGAAAACGTGCAGAAGTGGATGCTCGGCTTCGTCAAGGACAGCCCGCAGGGCGAGCGCTACCGCAAGCTTGCCGATCGTATCGGCGAGACCATGGATTTCATGAGAGCGATCGGCATCACCGCCGAGAGCAATGCGAGCCTGCGCGAGACCGATTTCTTCACCAGTCACGAGGCGTTGCTGCTCGGCTATGAAGAAGCCTTCACTCGCGTCGATTCCACGTCGGGCGACTGGTACGCCACGTCTGGCCACATGCTCTGGATCGGCGACCGCACGCGCCAGGCCGATCACGCCCATGTGGAATATTTCCGCGGCATCAAGAACCCGATCGGCCTGAAGTGCGGTCCTTCGCTGCAGGCGGACGACCTGCTCAACCTCATCGATATTTTGAACCCGCAGAACGAAGCCGGCCGCCTGACGCTGATCTGCCGCTTCGGCCACGACAAGGTCGCCGAAAATCTGCCGCGTCTCATCCGCGCCGTCGAGCGCGAAGGCCGCAAGGTCGTGTGGTCCTGCGATCCGATGCACGGCAATACGATCACGCTCAACAGCTACAAGACCCGGCCCTTCGAGCGGATTTTGTCGGAAGTCGAAAGCTTCTTCCAGATTCACCGTGCCGAGGGCACGCATCCGGGCGGCATCCATATCGAGATGACCGGCAAGGACGTGACCGAATGCACGGGCGGCGCCCGCGCCGTGACGGCCGATGACCTGCAGGATCGCTACCACACTCATTGCGATCCGCGTTTGAATGCCGACCAGGCGCTGGAGTTGGCCTTCCTGCTCGCCGAACGCATGAAGGGCGGTCGCGACGAGAAGCGTCTGCGTGCGCACGGCTGA
- a CDS encoding UDP-2,3-diacylglucosamine diphosphatase, which translates to MNVRRFRTLFISDVHLGSKAAKADYLIDFLRHHEADTIFLVGDIVDGWRLKRTWYWPQDCNDVVQKLLRKARKGTRIVYIPGNHDEFLRDFPGMHFGGIEVAQRAMHETADGKKYLVLHGDEFDVVVRNARLLAYLGDWAYDMAILINVGLAAVRRRLNMPYWSFSAWAKLQVKHAVNFIGEFQRVVVEEARRNDADGVICGHIHHAVIEDFDGVRYINTGDWVESCTAIAEHEDGTFELITWQSIAEAQPVGVAVEDLSKTLGAQAA; encoded by the coding sequence ATGAATGTCAGGCGGTTTCGAACGCTGTTCATTTCTGACGTGCACCTGGGCTCGAAAGCAGCCAAGGCGGACTATCTGATCGATTTCTTGCGCCATCACGAAGCGGACACCATCTTCCTTGTCGGCGATATCGTCGACGGCTGGCGGCTGAAGCGCACCTGGTATTGGCCGCAGGATTGCAATGACGTGGTGCAGAAATTGCTGCGCAAGGCGCGCAAGGGCACTCGCATTGTCTACATTCCCGGCAATCATGACGAATTCCTGCGCGATTTCCCCGGCATGCATTTCGGCGGCATCGAAGTGGCGCAGAGGGCGATGCACGAGACTGCCGACGGCAAGAAGTATCTCGTCCTGCACGGCGACGAATTCGACGTCGTCGTCCGCAACGCGCGTCTGCTCGCCTACCTCGGCGATTGGGCCTACGACATGGCGATCCTGATCAATGTCGGCCTCGCTGCGGTTCGCCGCCGCCTGAACATGCCCTATTGGTCGTTCTCGGCCTGGGCAAAGCTTCAGGTCAAGCATGCGGTCAATTTCATCGGCGAATTCCAGCGCGTCGTGGTCGAAGAAGCTAGGCGCAACGATGCCGACGGCGTCATCTGCGGCCACATCCATCATGCCGTCATCGAGGATTTCGATGGCGTCCGGTATATCAACACGGGCGACTGGGTCGAAAGCTGCACGGCGATCGCCGAGCATGAAGACGGTACTTTCGAGCTGATCACGTGGCAGTCGATCGCGGAGGCACAGCCAGTCGGCGTCGCCGTCGAGGATTTGTCGAAAACGCTGGGCGCGCAGGCGGCGTAA
- a CDS encoding LTA synthase family protein, giving the protein MVALVPSSVLAGRFAILQKLGAASRLQTALRQLLSLVLTFLLALFTVVAVEWVARGELTDLPGYFISPIHPGFTTVGIVMLLMLVLDALFSRAHQSILLIVPLALVPAFISNQKQHYLSDPLYPSDFLFAHQILELMPVIVRERPWTAVAVAVGIVASVIAVALLWRYTWRHAAALSRNARIARLSICLPLMIVFVSQMDPTQNSLIREKLRIIPIVWDQKENYGYNGFIIAFSLNLPMADVKAPAGYGQNAIDAIPARNYGYLSGPREKPDVIMLMSESFWDPTRLTNLTFTPDPMPNIRAAQSGYVFSPEFGGMTANVEFEALTGFSNAFLPYGSIPYQQYVRRPMPSLATFFRGEGYAARSIHPFSGWFWNRNEVYKAFGFEEFRTEETMPPMEKRGLFASDDSLMKEIMREGDAMERPFFFFAVTLQGHGPYEPHRYAENTVDIKGDLSDADRDTLATYTQGVREADQSLKMLMDWASKRDRETIIALWGDHLPPLGTVYPDTGYMPEQVATRKAPLDVMKREHQTPLVIWSSRKGVRKDVGTISPSQLPYHILKTAGYEHPFYTGFLGRLQKKYTIIDRYQLATRDNQAFPDWARKEQNLDPLMRDYRYLQYDAMFGREYGLDRFFPSHAWLVSQGS; this is encoded by the coding sequence TTGGTCGCGCTGGTCCCCAGTTCTGTATTGGCAGGCAGATTTGCCATTCTACAAAAGCTTGGTGCCGCGAGCCGACTACAGACGGCTTTACGTCAGCTTCTCAGCCTTGTTCTAACCTTCTTGCTTGCGCTCTTCACCGTCGTCGCGGTCGAATGGGTCGCACGCGGCGAGTTGACAGATCTCCCCGGCTATTTCATTTCGCCGATCCATCCGGGCTTCACCACGGTCGGCATAGTCATGTTGCTGATGTTGGTGCTTGACGCCTTGTTCAGTCGCGCGCACCAATCGATCCTGTTGATTGTGCCGTTGGCCTTGGTCCCGGCCTTCATCTCCAATCAGAAGCAGCATTATCTTTCCGATCCGCTCTATCCTTCGGACTTCCTTTTTGCACATCAGATCCTGGAACTCATGCCGGTGATCGTGCGTGAGCGTCCGTGGACTGCGGTTGCGGTCGCTGTCGGCATTGTTGCCTCGGTCATCGCTGTCGCCCTTCTCTGGCGCTATACTTGGCGACACGCGGCAGCGCTTTCGCGCAATGCAAGGATCGCGCGGCTATCCATCTGCTTGCCGCTCATGATCGTCTTTGTCTCGCAGATGGATCCGACGCAAAATTCGCTCATCAGGGAAAAGCTGCGCATCATCCCCATCGTCTGGGATCAGAAGGAAAATTACGGTTACAACGGCTTCATCATCGCATTCTCGCTGAACCTGCCGATGGCCGATGTCAAAGCACCTGCGGGGTATGGGCAAAATGCGATCGACGCCATACCTGCCCGCAACTATGGCTATCTTTCCGGCCCACGCGAAAAACCCGACGTCATCATGCTGATGAGCGAGTCTTTCTGGGACCCGACCCGGCTTACCAATCTCACCTTCACGCCCGATCCCATGCCGAACATCCGCGCGGCGCAGTCGGGCTATGTCTTCTCTCCCGAATTCGGCGGCATGACTGCCAATGTCGAGTTCGAGGCGCTGACCGGCTTCTCCAATGCATTCCTGCCCTATGGCAGCATTCCCTATCAGCAATATGTTCGCCGGCCGATGCCTTCGCTTGCCACCTTCTTCCGCGGCGAAGGCTATGCGGCGCGCTCCATCCATCCGTTCAGCGGCTGGTTCTGGAACCGCAACGAAGTCTACAAGGCTTTCGGCTTCGAGGAATTCCGCACCGAAGAGACCATGCCGCCAATGGAGAAGCGCGGCCTTTTTGCCTCCGATGACTCACTGATGAAGGAGATCATGCGCGAGGGCGACGCCATGGAGCGGCCATTTTTCTTCTTCGCCGTGACGCTGCAGGGCCACGGTCCCTATGAACCGCATCGCTATGCGGAGAATACGGTTGATATCAAAGGCGATCTGAGTGACGCCGATCGCGACACGCTTGCGACTTATACGCAAGGCGTTCGGGAAGCCGACCAGAGCTTGAAAATGCTGATGGATTGGGCTTCGAAGCGCGACCGTGAGACGATCATCGCTCTCTGGGGCGATCATCTGCCACCGCTTGGCACGGTCTATCCGGATACCGGTTACATGCCCGAACAGGTGGCGACCCGAAAAGCGCCGCTCGATGTGATGAAGCGGGAGCACCAAACGCCGCTGGTCATCTGGTCGAGCAGAAAGGGCGTGCGCAAAGATGTCGGAACGATCAGCCCCTCGCAACTGCCCTACCACATCCTCAAGACCGCCGGCTACGAGCACCCTTTCTACACCGGCTTTCTCGGCCGCCTGCAGAAGAAATACACCATCATTGATCGCTACCAATTGGCGACGCGCGACAATCAGGCTTTTCCGGATTGGGCTCGCAAGGAGCAAAACCTCGATCCGCTGATGCGCGACTATCGCTATTTACAATATGACGCGATGTTCGGACGCGAATATGGACTCGACCGCTTCTTTCCCTCGCATGCCTGGCTGGTTAGCCAGGGCAGCTAA
- the gor gene encoding glutathione-disulfide reductase produces MSSFDFDLFVVGGGSGGVRSARVAASLGKKVGIAEEYRYGGTCVIRGCVPKKLFVYASQYSEHFEDAAGFGWTVGESTFDWKKLIEAKNKEIARLEGLYRKGLDNAKAEIFDTRAELVDAHTIRLLKTGRTVTAETIVVATGGTPNLHTALPGHELCISSNEAFHLEELPKSILIAGGGYIAVEFANIFHGLGVETTLIYRGAEILSRFDHDLRKGLHEAMEAKGIRILCHDIIEQVTKTEDGLSALTKNDKQLKVDTVMLALGRTPNTKNIGLEAAGVAINEFGAIVVDEYSRTSVPNIYALGDVTDRVQLTPVAIHEAMCFIETVYKNNPTRPDHELIPTAVFSQPEIGTVGLTEEDAAKRYPELEIYRAQFRPMKATLSGRSEKMIMKLIVNSADRRVIGAHILGHDAGEMAQLLGIPLKAGCTKEDFDRTMAVHPTASEELVTMYTPSYRIRNGERV; encoded by the coding sequence ATGTCTTCCTTCGATTTCGATCTCTTCGTCGTTGGCGGCGGTTCGGGTGGCGTGCGCAGCGCGCGCGTTGCCGCGTCCCTCGGGAAGAAGGTCGGTATCGCCGAGGAATATCGTTATGGCGGAACCTGCGTCATCCGCGGCTGCGTTCCGAAGAAGCTCTTCGTCTACGCCTCGCAATACAGCGAGCATTTTGAGGATGCGGCAGGGTTCGGTTGGACGGTCGGCGAAAGCACGTTCGACTGGAAGAAGCTGATCGAAGCGAAGAACAAAGAGATCGCCCGCTTGGAAGGGCTCTATCGCAAGGGGCTCGACAACGCCAAGGCCGAGATATTCGATACGCGTGCCGAGCTGGTCGACGCCCACACGATCCGCCTGCTGAAGACAGGCAGAACCGTCACTGCAGAAACGATCGTCGTCGCCACCGGCGGTACGCCGAACCTGCATACGGCGCTGCCCGGCCATGAGCTCTGCATCTCTTCCAACGAGGCTTTCCACCTGGAAGAACTGCCGAAATCGATCCTCATTGCCGGCGGCGGCTATATTGCCGTGGAATTCGCCAACATCTTTCACGGGCTCGGGGTCGAGACCACATTGATCTATCGCGGCGCGGAGATCCTGTCGCGCTTCGACCATGACCTTCGCAAGGGCCTGCATGAGGCGATGGAGGCCAAGGGCATCCGCATTCTCTGCCATGACATCATCGAACAAGTGACGAAGACGGAAGATGGCCTGAGCGCTCTGACGAAGAATGACAAGCAGTTGAAGGTGGACACGGTGATGCTGGCGCTTGGCCGCACGCCGAATACGAAGAATATCGGGCTGGAAGCTGCCGGCGTGGCGATCAACGAATTTGGTGCCATCGTCGTCGACGAATATTCGCGGACATCGGTGCCGAACATCTATGCGCTTGGCGATGTCACCGATCGGGTACAGTTGACGCCGGTCGCGATCCATGAGGCCATGTGCTTCATCGAAACCGTCTATAAGAACAATCCGACCCGCCCGGATCACGAACTGATCCCGACCGCCGTCTTCTCGCAGCCGGAGATCGGCACCGTAGGCCTGACCGAAGAGGACGCCGCCAAGCGTTATCCGGAACTTGAAATTTATCGCGCCCAGTTCAGGCCGATGAAGGCAACCTTGTCCGGCCGCAGCGAAAAGATGATCATGAAGCTGATTGTCAATTCTGCCGACCGCAGGGTGATCGGTGCGCATATTCTCGGCCATGACGCCGGCGAGATGGCGCAGTTGCTCGGCATTCCCCTGAAGGCTGGCTGCACCAAGGAAGATTTCGATCGTACCATGGCCGTTCATCCGACCGCGTCGGAAGAACTGGTGACGATGTACACGCCGAGCTATCGCATCCGCAACGGTGAGCGCGTATAA
- a CDS encoding ribbon-helix-helix protein, CopG family, which yields MKNQKGLSDPITLRVPADILAEIEEIAEVCERTRSWVFVRALKSYLASEGREVLDIAKARRDMANGEAYDLDDVISEVAKVVKGAAA from the coding sequence ATGAAAAATCAAAAAGGGCTTTCCGATCCCATTACCTTGCGGGTTCCCGCTGACATTCTTGCAGAGATTGAGGAGATCGCCGAAGTTTGCGAGCGGACGCGCAGTTGGGTTTTTGTACGAGCGCTTAAATCTTACCTCGCCTCAGAAGGCAGAGAAGTATTGGATATCGCAAAGGCCCGTCGGGACATGGCAAATGGCGAAGCATACGATCTCGACGATGTCATCAGTGAAGTTGCGAAGGTCGTCAAAGGGGCCGCTGCTTAA